The proteins below come from a single Streptomyces tubercidicus genomic window:
- a CDS encoding lipid-transfer protein → MGPTLKDATAIAGIGQTPFARQLPESEKTLACRAIVAALDDAGISPSEVDAFASYTMEETDEVEIAKAIGAGDLTHFSKVGFGGGGSCATVAHLAAAIATGQASVGVAWRSRKRGSGPRPWKNTQVQLPTPGQWTRPFGLLRPADEIGMLARRYMHEYGATRDHLFNVALACRNRANQNPAAIMYERPLTREMYMTARWISEPLCLFDNCLETDGALACVVVSAERARDCRQRPVYVHSAAQGLPAQHHGMVNYWNDDPLTGPAWAAARHLWKGADLGPQDVDVAQIYDAFTPLIPLSLEGYGFCERGEGAAFTEGGALETGGRLPLNTGGGGLSEAYVHGFNLITEGVKQLRGTSTAQVPDAATCLVTAGEGVPTSALLLRS, encoded by the coding sequence ATGGGGCCGACCCTCAAGGACGCTACGGCGATAGCCGGCATCGGACAGACCCCGTTCGCCCGGCAACTCCCGGAATCCGAGAAGACCTTGGCCTGCCGGGCGATCGTCGCGGCGCTGGACGACGCCGGGATCTCCCCCTCCGAGGTGGACGCGTTCGCCTCCTACACCATGGAGGAGACCGACGAGGTCGAGATAGCCAAGGCCATCGGCGCCGGGGACCTCACCCACTTCTCCAAGGTCGGCTTCGGCGGCGGGGGTTCCTGCGCGACGGTCGCGCATCTGGCCGCCGCCATCGCCACCGGCCAGGCGAGCGTCGGCGTCGCCTGGCGGTCCCGCAAACGCGGTTCGGGACCGCGCCCCTGGAAGAACACCCAGGTCCAGCTGCCCACCCCGGGACAGTGGACCCGGCCCTTCGGTCTGCTGCGCCCCGCCGACGAGATCGGCATGCTGGCCCGCCGCTATATGCACGAATACGGCGCCACCCGCGACCACCTCTTCAATGTCGCACTCGCCTGCCGCAACCGGGCCAACCAGAACCCGGCCGCGATCATGTACGAACGCCCGCTGACCCGCGAGATGTATATGACCGCCCGCTGGATCAGCGAGCCGCTCTGCCTGTTCGACAACTGCCTGGAGACGGACGGAGCGCTGGCCTGCGTCGTGGTCTCCGCCGAGCGCGCCCGCGACTGCCGGCAGCGGCCCGTCTACGTCCACTCCGCCGCCCAGGGCCTGCCCGCCCAGCACCACGGCATGGTCAACTACTGGAACGACGACCCGCTCACCGGCCCCGCCTGGGCGGCCGCCCGGCACCTGTGGAAGGGCGCCGACCTCGGACCGCAGGACGTCGATGTGGCACAGATCTATGACGCCTTCACCCCCCTGATCCCCCTCTCGCTGGAGGGCTACGGCTTCTGCGAACGCGGTGAGGGCGCGGCCTTCACCGAGGGCGGCGCGCTGGAGACCGGCGGCCGCCTTCCGCTCAACACCGGCGGCGGCGGTCTCTCCGAGGCGTATGTGCACGGTTTCAACCTGATCACCGAAGGCGTCAAACAGCTGCGCGGCACCAGCACCGCGCAGGTCCCCGACGCCGCCACCTGCCTGGTCACCGCGGGCGAGGGCGTCCCCACCTCGGCCCTGCTGCTGAGGAGTTGA
- a CDS encoding class I adenylate-forming enzyme family protein: protein MFDPARIQTLWELVEYRARVSCGVPMFFDGDGGSVTFDGVRDEALRVAAGLRGMGVGAGTRVAWQLPTRVETVILSLALARVGAVQIPVIPLHREREVGFILAESAAEFVFVPGVWRGFDHTAMVRKAAGDGVRVLPVGGGLPRADPAGLPAAAPVGGGGGEGNGNGSGDESGSGDGDGATRWIYYTSGTTAAPKGVEHTDASLIAGGVGLATALGMSGDDIGSMAFPYAHIAGPDYVIAMLVSGFPAVILDTFEPGRAAAVYRRRGVTMAGGSTAFYQAFLDESRRYRQQLPHAGRLMPSLRLLSGGGAPMSPELYTAAGRELGCAIVHGYGMTECPMIAMGTPYDSEEQLSRTVGRPVVGARVRIVRPDGSVAGDGESGEVTVKGTMLFRGYTDPALTAEAFTADGWFRTGDLGRLRPDGHLVLTGRLKDIIIRKGENLSAQEIEELVRTHPAVAEAAVIGLPDRERGERVCAVVTPADPAAPPLTLAGLTAHLRAAGLMTQKLPEQLETVGELPRGGPLNKVLKTVLRERYTE from the coding sequence ATGTTCGACCCCGCCCGTATACAGACGCTCTGGGAACTCGTCGAATACCGCGCGCGGGTTTCGTGCGGGGTGCCGATGTTTTTCGACGGGGACGGGGGGAGCGTCACCTTTGACGGGGTGCGGGACGAGGCGTTGCGGGTGGCGGCCGGGTTGCGGGGGATGGGGGTCGGGGCCGGGACGCGGGTGGCGTGGCAGTTGCCGACGCGGGTGGAGACGGTGATCCTGTCGTTGGCGCTGGCCCGGGTGGGGGCCGTGCAGATACCCGTCATACCGCTGCACCGGGAGCGTGAAGTCGGCTTCATCCTGGCGGAGTCGGCGGCGGAGTTCGTGTTCGTACCGGGCGTGTGGCGGGGGTTCGACCACACGGCGATGGTGCGGAAGGCCGCCGGGGACGGGGTGCGGGTGCTCCCGGTCGGGGGCGGGCTGCCCAGGGCGGACCCGGCGGGGCTGCCCGCTGCGGCGCCCGTCGGGGGCGGGGGCGGGGAGGGGAACGGCAACGGGAGCGGCGACGAGAGCGGGAGCGGCGACGGGGACGGGGCCACTCGCTGGATTTACTACACCTCCGGGACCACCGCCGCGCCCAAAGGGGTGGAGCACACCGATGCCAGTCTTATCGCCGGTGGGGTCGGGCTGGCCACCGCGCTCGGTATGTCCGGGGACGACATCGGCTCGATGGCCTTTCCGTACGCGCATATCGCCGGGCCGGACTATGTCATCGCCATGCTGGTCAGCGGGTTTCCCGCGGTCATCCTGGACACCTTCGAACCGGGCCGTGCGGCCGCCGTCTACCGGCGGCGCGGGGTCACCATGGCCGGCGGCAGCACCGCGTTCTACCAGGCGTTCCTGGACGAGTCGCGCCGCTACCGGCAGCAACTGCCGCACGCCGGGCGGCTGATGCCGTCACTGCGGCTGCTGTCGGGTGGCGGGGCGCCGATGTCACCGGAGCTGTATACGGCGGCGGGGCGGGAGCTGGGGTGCGCGATCGTGCACGGGTACGGGATGACCGAGTGTCCGATGATCGCGATGGGGACGCCGTACGACAGCGAGGAGCAGCTGTCGCGGACGGTCGGCAGGCCGGTGGTGGGCGCGCGGGTGCGGATCGTCCGGCCGGACGGGTCCGTGGCCGGGGACGGGGAGAGCGGCGAGGTCACGGTCAAGGGGACGATGCTGTTCCGGGGGTACACCGACCCGGCGCTGACGGCGGAGGCGTTCACCGCCGATGGCTGGTTCCGCACCGGTGACCTGGGGCGGCTGCGCCCCGACGGGCATCTGGTGCTGACCGGGCGGCTCAAGGACATCATCATCCGCAAGGGCGAGAACCTCTCCGCGCAGGAGATCGAGGAGCTGGTCCGCACCCATCCGGCGGTGGCGGAGGCGGCGGTGATCGGGCTACCGGACCGGGAGCGCGGCGAGCGGGTGTGCGCGGTGGTCACCCCCGCCGATCCGGCCGCGCCGCCGCTGACCCTGGCCGGGCTGACCGCGCATCTGCGGGCGGCCGGGCTGATGACCCAGAAACTGCCGGAGCAGCTGGAGACGGTCGGTGAGCTGCCGCGCGGCGGGCCGCTGAACAAGGTGCTCAAGACGGTGCTGCGGGAGCGGTATACGGAGTAG
- a CDS encoding TIGR03086 family metal-binding protein — MTETIDFTAQARLVAQLAARTADEQLDAPTPCEAYAVRHLLGHLVGLSAAFQETARKNLGPMTSVAPNVTVPDVEPGWRTALDRNLRGMAAAWAAPEAWEGETQAGGVTLPAAIAGRFALNELVLHGWDLARATGQDYAPDMAALGVSYALLAPLVESSERLPVFGPPVTVAADAPLLDQVVALSGRRPDWAPSGS, encoded by the coding sequence ATGACCGAGACGATCGACTTCACGGCGCAGGCCCGGCTGGTGGCGCAGCTCGCGGCCCGGACCGCCGATGAGCAGCTCGATGCCCCCACCCCTTGCGAGGCGTACGCGGTGCGTCATCTGCTGGGCCATCTCGTCGGCCTGTCCGCGGCCTTCCAGGAGACGGCGCGCAAGAACCTCGGGCCGATGACGAGCGTCGCTCCCAATGTGACGGTGCCCGATGTGGAGCCCGGCTGGCGCACCGCGCTGGACCGCAATCTGCGGGGGATGGCGGCGGCCTGGGCCGCCCCGGAGGCATGGGAGGGCGAGACCCAGGCGGGCGGGGTGACCCTGCCCGCGGCCATCGCGGGCCGCTTCGCGCTCAATGAGCTGGTGCTGCACGGCTGGGACCTGGCGCGCGCCACCGGCCAGGACTACGCGCCCGACATGGCCGCGCTCGGGGTCTCGTATGCGCTCCTCGCGCCCCTGGTGGAGTCCTCGGAGCGGCTCCCGGTGTTCGGCCCGCCGGTGACCGTGGCGGCGGACGCGCCGCTCCTCGACCAGGTGGTGGCGCTCAGCGGCCGCCGGCCGGACTGGGCACCGTCGGGATCGTAG
- a CDS encoding laminin G — translation MATENQPRPGDEKDVVKPLDSTRPIQPMDSTRPIQPMDSTRPIQPMDSTRPIQPGEGHTPVAGGAGAPDDGHSVKAKDSTRPIVDPK, via the coding sequence ATGGCCACCGAGAACCAGCCTCGCCCGGGTGACGAGAAGGATGTCGTCAAGCCGCTCGACAGCACCCGCCCGATCCAGCCCATGGACAGCACGCGTCCCATCCAGCCCATGGACAGCACCCGCCCGATCCAGCCGATGGACAGCACGCGCCCCATCCAGCCAGGGGAAGGGCACACTCCTGTCGCCGGTGGCGCGGGCGCTCCCGATGACGGTCATTCCGTGAAGGCGAAGGACAGCACCCGGCCGATCGTCGACCCGAAGTAG
- a CDS encoding FadD3 family acyl-CoA ligase: MHDDVDARADLEYGVIPRLVRAAARRYGSQEAVVEGRTRVTYAELGERVERAAAACIAAGVAPGDRVAVWAPNTLDWIVSALGAVTAGAVLVPVNTRFKGTEAAYVLRRTRAKLLFITGTFLGTSYLAALRRAAREGTGSGPLPGLPRLEKVVVLSDDAPADFVTWREFLADGAAVPAETVHGRADALRPDAPSDIIFTSGTTGHPKGAVITHAQTLRAYDVWSELAGLQEGDRYLIINPFFHTFGYKAGIIACLLRGATMIPQPVFSVETALAKIAAERISVLPGPPTLHQQLLDHPARAGHDLSALRLVVTGAAVVPLELVERLRSELKISTVLTAYGLSESSGVVTMCRRGDPPEVIAATSGRALPGTEVRVVDAADRSVPPGDPGEVLVRGYHVMSGYFEDPAGTARALTPDGWLRTGDVGVLDADGNLRITDRIKDMFIVGGFNAYPAEIEQLLGRHPDIAEVAVVGIPDPRLGEVGKAYAVRRAGSLLTADDLIAWSRREMANYKVPREVAFVTALPRNASGKILKTRLRKGAPGGAPA; encoded by the coding sequence ATGCACGACGACGTGGACGCGCGGGCGGACCTGGAGTACGGCGTCATCCCCCGTCTGGTGCGCGCGGCCGCCCGGCGGTACGGCTCCCAGGAGGCCGTGGTCGAGGGCCGCACCCGGGTGACGTACGCCGAGCTGGGCGAGCGGGTGGAGCGGGCGGCGGCCGCCTGTATCGCCGCCGGGGTCGCGCCCGGGGACCGCGTGGCCGTATGGGCGCCCAACACCCTCGACTGGATCGTCTCCGCCCTGGGAGCCGTCACGGCGGGCGCCGTCCTCGTCCCCGTCAACACCCGCTTCAAGGGCACCGAGGCCGCCTATGTACTGCGCCGCACCCGCGCCAAACTCCTCTTCATCACCGGCACCTTCCTCGGCACGTCCTACCTCGCCGCGCTCCGCCGCGCCGCCCGGGAGGGCACCGGCTCCGGCCCGCTGCCCGGACTCCCGCGGCTGGAAAAGGTCGTGGTGCTCTCCGACGACGCCCCCGCCGACTTCGTCACCTGGCGGGAGTTCCTCGCCGACGGCGCCGCGGTGCCCGCCGAGACCGTCCACGGCCGGGCCGACGCCCTGCGCCCCGACGCCCCCTCGGACATCATCTTCACCTCCGGCACCACCGGCCACCCCAAGGGCGCCGTGATCACCCACGCCCAGACCCTGCGCGCCTACGACGTCTGGAGCGAACTGGCCGGCCTCCAGGAGGGCGACCGCTACCTGATCATCAACCCGTTCTTCCACACCTTCGGCTACAAGGCCGGGATCATCGCCTGCCTGCTGCGCGGCGCCACGATGATCCCGCAGCCGGTCTTCAGCGTGGAGACCGCGCTCGCCAAGATCGCCGCCGAACGGATCTCCGTCCTCCCCGGCCCGCCCACCCTCCACCAGCAGCTCCTCGACCACCCCGCCCGCGCCGGGCACGACCTCTCCGCGCTGCGCCTGGTGGTCACCGGCGCCGCCGTGGTCCCCCTGGAGCTGGTCGAGCGGCTGCGCAGCGAGCTGAAGATCTCCACCGTGCTGACCGCATACGGCCTGTCGGAGAGCTCGGGCGTCGTCACGATGTGCCGCCGCGGCGATCCGCCCGAGGTGATCGCCGCGACCTCGGGCCGGGCCCTACCCGGCACCGAGGTCCGGGTGGTCGACGCCGCGGACCGCTCGGTGCCGCCCGGCGACCCCGGTGAGGTGCTGGTCCGCGGCTACCACGTGATGTCCGGCTACTTCGAGGACCCGGCCGGCACCGCCCGCGCGCTCACCCCCGACGGCTGGCTGCGCACCGGCGATGTGGGCGTGCTCGACGCGGACGGCAACCTCCGGATCACCGACCGCATCAAGGACATGTTCATCGTCGGCGGCTTCAACGCCTATCCCGCCGAGATAGAGCAACTCCTCGGCCGCCACCCCGACATCGCCGAGGTCGCCGTCGTCGGCATACCCGACCCCCGCCTCGGCGAGGTGGGCAAGGCGTATGCGGTCCGCCGCGCCGGCTCCCTGCTCACCGCCGACGATCTGATCGCCTGGTCCCGCCGCGAGATGGCCAACTACAAGGTCCCGAGGGAGGTCGCCTTCGTCACCGCGCTCCCGCGCAACGCCAGCGGAAAGATCCTCAAGACCCGGCTGCGGAAGGGGGCTCCGGGGGGCGCTCCGGCGTGA